The Raphanus sativus cultivar WK10039 chromosome 2, ASM80110v3, whole genome shotgun sequence genome includes a region encoding these proteins:
- the LOC108841989 gene encoding protein MICRORCHIDIA 1 — MAKRTVADVVVVLSDSDDEHNGVVLRRGGAFRSRSASLMENRQVRSAIVDATATPRETLECRSFWKAGENFVIPKAVTPTAPGMVEHARVHPKFLHSNATSHKWAFGAIAELLDNAVDEIQNGATFVKIDKVDIAKDNSPALVFQDDGAGMDPDGIRKCMSLGYSSKKSNTTIGQYGNGFKTSTMRLGADAIVFTRSTRGGKSTQSIGLLSYTFLRRTGQDDVIVPMIDIDISSDLPQPIIYGTPEDWSTNLNILLKWSPFSTEDELLQQFEDIGTHGTKVMIYNLWLNDEGIYELSFDEEDEDIRLRDQNALDRKRVYGTVTLELRSHISYRFRHSLKAYISMLYLKKFKNFKIMLRGIPVEQFNIADELRYPETIMYKPHAAAVDYAATEIKVGFVKEAPKLPVCGFNVYHKNRLIMPFWKVTLGGSCNGNGVVGVLEANFIEPAHDKQDFERSSLFQRLEARLRRIILDYWKSRSEAVGYHPHFRAPKSRRTATPDQPPSDDTFNPSPLPSDKISQGGPVIREISLSKGTSSRTVALPPPHMRNFTGVRSNFQPVQPNHQPVQPNHQPLQLNPQPAATESGDNLGGKSAYKLSEENIQLFMECEEYAKKETEMEQTVRNLEKELEEAKSKCALLALLVNAKKMEIEQV, encoded by the exons ATGGCGAAACGTACAGTTGCTGACGTCGTCGTCGTTCTCAGTGACAGTGACGACGAACACAACGGAGTAGTACTACGACGAGGAGGAGCATTTCGGAGCAGATCGGCGTCACTGATGGAGAATCGGCAAGTTAGAAGTGCGATCGTCGACGCGACGGCGACTCCTCGAGAAACCCTAGAATGCCGGAGCTTCTGGAAAGCGGGAGAAAACTTTGTGATCCCGAAGGCTGTTACTCCTACAGCTCCAG GTATGGTTGAGCATGCTCGTGTTCATCCCAAGTTCCTTCACTCTAATGCCACGTCACACAAATGGGCCTTTGGAG CAATCGCAGAGCTACTTGATAATGCTGTTGACGAG atacaGAACGGTGCTACTTTTGTCAAGATCGATAAGGTTGATATTGCCAAAGATAACTCACCAGCTTTAGTTTTCCAAG ATGATGGAGCCGGGATGGATCCTGATGGGATTAGAAAATGTATGAGCTTAGGCTACTCATCAAAGAAGTCTAACACAACGATTGGACAGT ATGGAAATGGTTTCAAGACAAGTACCATGAGACTCGGAGCTGATGCCATCGTTTTTACTCGCTCAACTCGTGGAGG CAAATCAACCCAGAGCATCGGCCTTCTGTCTTACACGTTCCTTAGGCGAACTGGTCAGGATGATGTGATTGTTCCTATG ATTGATATTGATATATCCAGCGATCTGCCCCAACCAATTATTTATGGCACTCCCGAAGATTGGTCTACCAACCTTAACATTCTTCTCAAGTGGTCTCCGTTTTCAACAGAGGATGAACTTTTGCAGCAG TTCGAGGATATTGGAACACATGGAACAAAAGTAATGATATACAACTTGTGGCTTAATGATGAAGGAATATATGAGCTGAGTTTTGACGAGGAAGATGAG GACATACGGCTCCGAGATCAAAATGCCCTCGACAGGAAACGGGTTTACGGTACTGTGACATTAGAACTAAGATCTCATATTTCTTACCGCTTTCGACATTCTCTAAAG GCTTACATATCCATGTTGTATCTCAAAAAGttcaaaaacttcaaaattatgCTTCGGGGAATCCCTGTGGAGCAATTCAACATTGCTGATGAACTTAGATATCCTGAGACTATAATGTACAAACCCCATGCAGCTGCAGTGGACTAT GCTGCCACTGAAATTAAAGTTGGATTCGTCAAGGAGGCACCTAAACTTCCAGTATGTGGTTTCAATGTCTATCACAAAAACCGTCTCATCATG CCTTTCTGGAAAGTCACACTGGGCGGTTCGTGTAACGGAAACGGTGTTGTCG GAGTTCTTGAAGCAAACTTCATAGAACCTGCTCACGATAAGCAAGATTTTGAGAGGTCTTCTCTATTCCAGCGGCTAGAGGCGAGGTTGAGAAGGATTATCCTGGATTACtg GAAAAGCCGCAGCGAGGCTGTTGGATACCATCCTCACTTCCGTGCACCTAAGTCGAGGAGGACAGCAACACCTGATCAACCGCCTAGTGACGATACATTCAACCCTTCACCTTTGCCTTCTGATAAAATTAGTCAAGGTGGTCCGGTAATACGTGAAATCAGTCTTAGTAAAGGCACTTCTAGCCGTACAGTTGCTCTTCCACCGCCACATATGAGAAATTTCACGGGTGTAAGAAGTAACTTCCAACCCGTGCAGCCTAACCATCAACCTGTGCAGCCTAACCATCAACCTCTGCAGCTTAATCCTCAACCTGCAGCTACC GAATCTGGAGACAACCTCGGTGGCAAGTCAGCATATAAGCTAAGCGAGGAGAACATACAACTGTTCATGGA GTGCGAGGAATATGCAAAGAAAGAGACTGAAATGGAACAGACG GTAAGAAACTTAGAGAAGGAACTGGAAGAAGCGAAAAGTAAATGTGCACTACTTGCTCTGCTTGTCAATGCTAAGAAGATGGAGATTGAACAAGTTTAG
- the LOC108841988 gene encoding beta-galactosidase 3 gives MQSMGTGDTSPRLILWLCLGFLILGVGFVQCGVTYDRKALLINGQRRILFSGSIHYPRSTPDMWEGLIQKAKDGGVDVIETYVFWNLHEPSPGKYDFDGRNDLVRFVKTIHKAGLYAHLRIGPYVCAEWNFGGFPVWLKYVPGISFRTDNEPFKRAMQGFTERIVELMKSENLYESQGGPIILSQIENEYGRQGQLLGAEGHNYMTWAAKMAVATETGVPWVMCKEGDAPDPVINTCNGFYCDSFAPNKPYKPLIWTEAWSGWFTEFGGPMHHRPVQDLAFAVARFIQKGGSFVNYYMYHGGTNFGRTAGGPFVTTSYDYDAPIDEYGLIREPKYGHLKELHRAVKMCEKSLVSTDPVVTSLGNKQQAHVYSSESGDCSAFLANYDTESAARVLFNNVHYNLPPWSISILPDCRNAVFNTAKVGVQTSQMEMLPTNAPNFQWQSYLEDLSSLDDRSTFTTQGLLEQINVTRDTSDYLWYMTSVDIGETESFLHGGELPTLIIQSTGHAVHIFVNGQLSGSAFGTRQNRRFTYRGKVNLRSGTNRIALLSVAVGLPNVGGHFESWNTGILGPVALHGLSQGKRDLSWQKWTYQVGLKGEAMNLAYPTNTPSNGWMDASLIVQKPQPLTWHKTYFDAPEGNEPLALDMEGMGKGQIWVNGESIGRYWTAFATGDCGHCSYTGTYKPNKCLSGCGQPTQRYYHVPRSWLKPSQNLLVIFEELGGNPSAVSLVKRSVSGVCAEVSEYHPNIKNWQIESYGKGQTFRRPKVHLKCSPGQAISAIKFASFGTPLGKCGSYQQGECHAATSYAILERKCVGKARCAVTISNSNFGKDPCPNVLKRLTVEAVCSPETSVTSWKP, from the exons atGCAGAGTATGGGAACTGGTGATACTTCTCCACGACTGATTCTCTGGCTGTGCTTAGGGTTTTTAATTCTAGGCGTTGGTTTTGTTCAATGCGGCGTTACTTATGACCGTAAAGCACTTCTCATCAACGGGCAGAGACGAATCCTCTTCTCTGGCTCTATACATTACCCTCGAAGCACACCTGAT ATGTGGGAAGGTTTGATTCAGAAGGCGAAAGATGGAGGCGTTGATGTGATTGAGACTTATGTTTTCTGGAATCTCCATGAGCCTTCTCCTGGCAAA TACGATTTTGATGGGAGAAATGATTTGGTGAGATTCGTGAAGACGATACACAAAGCTGGTCTATATGCTCATCTTCGAATTGGGCCTTATGTTTGTGCTGAGTGGAACTTCGG AGGATTCCCTGTTTGGCTGAAGTATGTTCCTGGAATCAGCTTCAGAACAGATAACGAGCCTTTCAag AGAGCTATGCAAGGATTCACTGAGAGAATAGTTGAGCTGATGAAGAGTGAGAACTTGTATGAGTCCCAGGGTGGTCCCATTATCCTTTCTCAG ATTGAGAATGAGTATGGAAGACAAGGGCAGTTATTGGGAGCAGAAGGTCACAACTACATGACATGGGCTGCTAAAATGGCTGTAGCAACTGAGACTGGTGTCCCCTGGGTGATGTGCAAAGAAGGCGATGCCCCTGACCCTGTG ATAAACACATGCAACGGTTTCTACTGTGATTCATTTGCTCCCAACAAGCCATACAAGCCATTAATATGGACAGAGGCATGGAGTGGCTG GTTCACTGAGTTTGGTGGGCCAATGCACCATAGACCAGTTCAGGATCTGGCGTTTGCTGTTGCACGTTTCATACAAAAAGGAGGATCCTTTGTTAACTATTACATG TATCATGGAGGAACTAACTTTGGAAGAACAGCCGGAGGTCCATTTGTCACTACCAGCTATGATTATGATGCCCCCATTGATGAATATG GTTTAATCAGGGAACCTAAATATGGTCATCTAAAGGAGCTACACAGAGCTGTCAAGATGTGTGAAAAATCTCTGGTTTCAACTGATCCTGTTGTTACATCTCTAGGAAACAAGCAACAG GCTCATGTGTACTCTTCAGAATCAGGAGATTGTTCAGCTTTCCTTGCAAACTATGACACAGAATCAGCAGCAAGAGTATTGTTCAACAACGTTCATTATAACTTACCTCCTTGGTCCATCAGCATTCTTCCTGATTGTAGAAACGCAGTCTTCAATACTGCAAAG GTTGGAGTTCAAACATCACAGATGGAAATGTTGCCGACAAACGCACCGAACTTCCAGTGGCAGAGTTACTTGGAAGATCTTTCTTCTCTAGATGACAGATCCACATTCACCACTCAAGGCCTCTTGGAGCAGATCAATGTCACCCGTGACACTAGCGATTATCTTTGGTATATGACCag TGTTGATATTGGCGAAACTGAATCATTCCTGCATGGAGGAGAGCTACCAACTCTCATTATCCAGTCCACAGGCCATGCCGTGCATATCTTTGTCAATGGACAGCTTTCAG GTTCTGCGTTTGGAACAAGGCAAAACAGGAGATTCACTTATAGGGGAAAGGTCAATCTACGTTCTGGAACTAACAGAATTGCTTTGCTGAGTGTTGCTGTTGGATTGCCA AATGTGGGTGGACACTTCGAGTCATGGAATACTGGAATCTTGGGACCAGTGGCACTGCATGGTTTGTCTCAAGGGAAACGTGATTTGTCATGGCAAAAATGGACTTACCAGGTGGGATTAAAAGGAGAAGCTATGAATCTTGCATATCCAACCAACACTCCCTCTAACGGGTGGATGGATGCCTCCTTAATTGTACAAAAGCCTCAGCCTTTGACATGGCACAAG ACCTACTTTGATGCACCTGAAGGAAACGAGCCGCTTGCTTTGGACATGGAAGGAATGGGAAAAGGTCAGATATGGGTGAACGGTGAGAGCATTGGGAGATACTGGACAGCCTTTGCCACTGGTGACTGTGGTCATTGCAGCTACACAGGAACATACAAACCGAACAAGTGCCTATCCGGCTGTGGTCAGCCTACACAGAGATACTACCATGTCCCCAGATCATGGCTAAAACCGAGCCAGAACCTGTTGGTGATATTCGAGGAGCTTGGAGGAAACCCATCAGCTGTTTCTTTGGTCAAAAGATCGGTCTCTGGAGTCTGTGCTGAAGTCTCTGAATACCATCCCAATATCAAGAACTGGCAAATCGAAAGCTATGGGAAAGGACAAACGTTTCGTAGACCCAAAGTTCATTTGAAATGTAGTCCTGGTCAAGCTATTTCAGCTATCAAGTTTGCTAGCTTTGGGACTCCTTTAGGAAAATGTGGGAGTTACCAGCAAGGAGAGTGTCACGCAGCTACCTCATACGCTATCTTAGAGAGG AAGTGTGTAGGGAAAGCGAGATGTGCAGTGACGATATCCAACAGTAACTTCGGGAAAGATCCGTGTCCGAATGTGTTGAAACGGCTGACTGTTGAAGCGGTATGTTCCCCTGAGACATCTGTAACCAGTTGGAAGCCTTAA